The Lolium rigidum isolate FL_2022 chromosome 2, APGP_CSIRO_Lrig_0.1, whole genome shotgun sequence genomic interval ATGGTATCACATGCTCTAAATATTACTAAGTCTAAGAAGCAAGATAAATTTCAGCTAATTTGCTTATAAGGTGATCCATTGATGTGCAGGCAAGAGTTTCTCACAGTTTATATGTAGACACTCGACCATAAGGTTTAACCTGACCCAAACTAAACATTAAACTCTATTGTGACACATAACAATACCATGAATGTTGTCTATTACGGGTACCGACAAAACTAAATAAAAGAAGCAGAGAGAATCAAGTTTCGTTCAAGAATACTTAGCCAATCACAATATAGAGCTTTAGGAGTAACAAGTATTTATAAGAGGTAACTTCAAGCAGAAAATTGAAACTTTTGGTTGTATATTTGAGAACTAGAACTTCTAGACATAGTACAACGTGGCCCATTTTCTGTGTCTAGGCTGTCATGCTGTACCAGTCCCACCTGTTTTCACCCTTTTTTTTCTGGAAGACAACCCATTTTATTCTGATCGTGTCGTGCCAGGTGGGTTTCGGGCTGACCTGAAAAAACCTGGACCAACTCCTAACTTGGATTGCGGATGCTGCAACTTGCAGCCGCACAGAAATACACGTATCACTCTATTTTTAATATCAGATTTGTTTTCTGGCTAGGCTTGTATTGAATTAAGGTTTGCGGTGTTATGAACAGTTCAAGGCACCAGAGATGTGGCGTCGTTGCTAatgtttttctctctctcttgtaATAATGCTGCTTTACACAGAAAAACAAATGCTATGATGCTACTCTTATTCTTAGGCACTCATGAGGTCATATTTGATATTTCTGTTACTTTTTAGGAAGGGAAGTACCATGAAGCGCTCAGTAAGTGGGAGGCTTCACTTAGCTTGGTACCAGATAATGTAATAATTCACGAACAGAAAGCTCAGGTTTTACTTGAGTTGGGAGATGCATGGCGTGCATTGACAGCAGCGACTAGTAATTTTCTCCACTCCCCCTGTTGTGTTTTCTGATGAATTATTTATTGAGTTATTGTTGCTGTGCTAAAATTCTCGCAAGCTGAGAGTAATATGACCTTCTCTACTTAGGGTAGTTTGTAGTTGCAACAATCCAATGTCTAGGATTCACTCAACCTTTATGGTTTTTTTCTTTCTGTCAGAAGTGAATCATTGTTCGTCTTCTAATGTGTAACTGTATGCGATACCTGAATTTGGAGGTTCCTTCTTAAGTTGTAATTTTGCAATCCCTATTTTGACTTTTGTGCCGTTCCACTGATCATAGCAGTACATACGATACGTCATTAGATCAAATGTTCGATTCTCATATTGCTACTTCAAACGAAACAGTTACTCTCTGTTTTGTATACTTTGTAGGAGCAACAGAAGTTGAACCATCATGGCCTGAGGTTAGCGTAACAATTCATCAGATGGACTGTTAAATCAGATTTTGTATATTGTTGATGTGGCTTGACCTCTTGCATATACCCGCCATTGCTTTACAGTTGACCAGTTTCCCTGTTGGGATCAACTGAGCATATGGTTTATTGATTCGCAGGCTTGGGTAACTCTCGGTAGAGCACAGTTAAATTTTGGAGAGCCAGATAAAGCCATTGAATCTTTTGACAGGGCACTAGCAATCAAGGTACGTGCTCTTTTTTCACTCTGTAACGAAGAAGTTCAATGTGGAATGTGGGTCATCTCACTTGCCCTCTCTTCCCGATTTGTTTGTTGGGTCGTATCAACAGCCTGACTACAGTGAGGCAAAAGCTGACCGTGATACCGCATCCCGTCTTGTAAGAAAACGAGGACAATTGCACTCTTCGGGCGATCTGAATGCTAACAAGAGACGTTTCACGGTTGGAGGGAATTCGGAGAAGGAAGTGAAGAGTGAAGAGGAGGATGCATGACTCGTGACTGTAGGGTGTAGGCTATATTCTGTTATCATGTTAAGAGAAATGCGACAGGAGTT includes:
- the LOC124692379 gene encoding tetratricopeptide repeat protein 33-like, which codes for MKIAWNKNAKTKRQPVVASAKPGLPFGAEGDNDEDEKKGSEEAGTEYPATKPLDTAQSLQHQGNKLAEEGKYHEALSKWEASLSLVPDNVIIHEQKAQVLLELGDAWRALTAATRATEVEPSWPEAWVTLGRAQLNFGEPDKAIESFDRALAIKPDYSEAKADRDTASRLVRKRGQLHSSGDLNANKRRFTVGGNSEKEVKSEEEDA